A genomic region of Dehalococcoidia bacterium contains the following coding sequences:
- a CDS encoding CdvA-like protein gives MASKYAKGLHAAFTALESNQGYLKNLEKLKAEGSVPNDQYDSMKEEYGRKIPPAESEIKAIKNRVERELDALKKEQGVVKKDLDNLSTRNKVGEIPLEKFRSMDAKLRRRNEQIETEMAEFENLLKANCAADIWQGPPGKSSGYSAPRL, from the coding sequence ATGGCTTCAAAATACGCGAAAGGCCTGCACGCAGCTTTTACGGCACTGGAATCAAACCAGGGATACCTTAAGAATCTGGAAAAGTTGAAGGCCGAGGGATCGGTGCCGAATGATCAGTATGATTCAATGAAGGAAGAATACGGCCGCAAAATCCCCCCGGCTGAGTCCGAGATTAAAGCCATCAAGAACAGGGTTGAGCGTGAGCTGGACGCGCTGAAAAAAGAACAGGGCGTGGTTAAAAAGGATCTCGATAACCTCAGCACACGCAACAAGGTCGGCGAGATACCTCTGGAGAAATTCAGGAGCATGGATGCCAAGCTGCGGCGCAGGAACGAACAAATAGAAACGGAAATGGCCGAGTTTGAGAACCTGCTGAAGGCAAACTGTGCCGCCGACATCTGGCAGGGACCTCCGGGTAAATCCAGCGGGTATTCCGCGCCGAGATTATAA
- a CDS encoding zf-TFIIB domain-containing protein — MRCPVCKVPMIVVEHNRIELDYCTRCLGVWFDAGELELLLESAGMHSADFNMQKILGMPERKIKEAARKCSLCGKKMKKVAIISDPEVIIDACIQGEGLWFDGGEVGQVIKHLVSQHAAASGAPDRVIEFLGETFKSRE, encoded by the coding sequence ATGCGCTGTCCCGTCTGTAAAGTTCCTATGATAGTAGTCGAGCACAATAGGATTGAGCTCGACTATTGCACGAGATGTCTAGGCGTATGGTTCGATGCCGGCGAGCTTGAGCTGCTGTTGGAATCCGCGGGGATGCACTCTGCCGACTTCAATATGCAGAAAATTCTGGGGATGCCTGAAAGGAAAATAAAAGAGGCCGCGAGAAAGTGTTCCCTATGCGGGAAGAAGATGAAGAAGGTCGCTATAATAAGCGACCCGGAGGTGATAATCGACGCTTGTATCCAAGGAGAGGGTCTGTGGTTCGACGGCGGCGAGGTGGGTCAGGTTATTAAACATCTGGTGTCGCAACACGCGGCAGCATCAGGCGCTCCGGACAGAGTGATAGAATTTCTCGGCGAGACCTTTAAGTCCAGAGAATAG
- a CDS encoding LemA family protein: MAWVIAVVIVVGILVILGIMFFVIYNSLVGLRNQVKNSWAQIDVQLKRRHDLIPNLVETVKGYAAHERQTLEAVIQARNTAVSAVGKGVGEQAKAEGGLSGALSKLFAVAEQYPNLKANENFLALQEELTSTENKISFARQFYNDSVMTLNNKVQMFPSNIIASVSGFKAGEFFEVESAAERQAPKVSFS; the protein is encoded by the coding sequence ATGGCATGGGTGATCGCAGTGGTAATCGTCGTCGGTATTCTGGTCATACTGGGAATCATGTTCTTCGTCATCTACAACTCGCTAGTTGGATTGCGGAACCAGGTGAAGAATTCATGGGCCCAGATCGATGTACAGCTGAAGAGGCGTCACGACCTGATCCCGAATCTGGTGGAGACGGTCAAAGGCTATGCGGCACACGAGCGGCAAACACTGGAAGCTGTCATCCAGGCCCGCAATACCGCGGTAAGCGCTGTGGGCAAGGGTGTGGGGGAGCAGGCTAAGGCTGAGGGTGGGCTCAGCGGCGCCCTTTCCAAACTCTTTGCCGTAGCAGAGCAGTATCCCAATCTAAAAGCGAACGAGAATTTTCTAGCCCTTCAGGAAGAGCTAACGTCCACCGAGAACAAAATAAGCTTTGCGCGCCAGTTTTACAACGACAGCGTAATGACGCTGAATAACAAGGTTCAGATGTTCCCTTCGAACATCATCGCCAGCGTCTCAGGTTTCAAGGCTGGAGAGTTCTTCGAAGTAGAGTCAGCGGCGGAGAGACAGGCTCCCAAGGTAAGCTTCAGCTAG
- a CDS encoding M48 family metalloprotease: MWAQIRSNKIRSVILVAALAGVLVLLGYFLGEAFLGSGLAGLIIALIIWLVMNLIAYFQGGALVLSLSRARKIGPSDYPRLWNVVEEMKIASGLEKMPDVYIIDDPAMNAFATGRSPKHAAVAVTSGLLQKMNRDELQGVIAHEISHIQNRDVLLMTLCSVLLGTIVILAWYGSRVMLFSGGGRRSGSGGGGSAGAIIIIVALALAILAPIFAYLIYFAISRKREYLADASGALYTRYPEGLASALEKISGSTVQLKSANQAFAPMYIANPFRKQGMSASDLTSTHPPVRERIRILRSMAGGASFADYDKAFRQVHKGKGGVIPGAALAGAGAAGLVATRQSAVEDKAAEKREKLDRSREVSSVLENLNKYTALACQCGTAFRIPPDYKGKVIRCPRCGRDNQIPNR; encoded by the coding sequence ATGTGGGCGCAGATAAGGTCCAACAAAATAAGGTCGGTGATACTGGTGGCCGCTCTCGCGGGGGTGCTGGTGTTATTGGGTTATTTCCTGGGCGAAGCCTTCCTCGGCAGCGGCTTGGCCGGCCTGATCATCGCCCTAATCATATGGCTGGTCATGAACCTTATAGCATACTTCCAGGGCGGAGCTCTTGTTCTATCGCTTTCCAGAGCCCGGAAGATCGGACCGAGCGATTATCCGCGCCTTTGGAACGTGGTGGAGGAGATGAAGATAGCCTCCGGTCTGGAGAAAATGCCGGATGTTTACATCATCGACGATCCAGCCATGAACGCCTTCGCCACGGGACGTTCCCCCAAGCATGCGGCGGTCGCCGTTACCTCCGGCCTGTTGCAGAAGATGAACCGCGATGAGCTGCAGGGCGTGATAGCCCATGAGATATCCCACATCCAGAACCGCGACGTTCTACTGATGACGCTGTGCAGCGTCCTGCTGGGAACCATAGTTATTCTTGCCTGGTACGGCAGCAGGGTTATGCTGTTCAGCGGCGGGGGCAGGCGCAGCGGCAGCGGGGGAGGAGGAAGCGCCGGAGCAATTATTATTATCGTTGCGCTGGCGCTGGCGATACTCGCGCCGATTTTCGCCTATTTAATCTACTTCGCCATATCCCGAAAGCGGGAGTATCTGGCCGACGCTTCGGGAGCGCTCTACACAAGGTACCCGGAGGGACTCGCTTCGGCGCTGGAGAAGATCTCGGGCTCAACGGTACAACTCAAATCGGCCAACCAGGCCTTCGCACCAATGTATATCGCTAATCCCTTCCGTAAACAAGGCATGTCGGCCAGCGACCTCACCAGCACGCACCCTCCTGTCCGCGAGAGGATCAGAATACTTCGCAGCATGGCCGGAGGCGCCTCTTTCGCCGACTACGATAAAGCCTTTCGCCAGGTACACAAGGGCAAGGGAGGCGTGATCCCGGGCGCGGCGCTGGCGGGGGCGGGAGCCGCCGGGTTGGTTGCGACACGCCAGTCTGCAGTTGAGGATAAAGCGGCTGAAAAGAGAGAGAAGCTTGATCGTTCGAGAGAGGTCTCTTCGGTACTAGAGAATCTCAACAAATACACCGCGCTGGCCTGCCAGTGCGGCACCGCCTTCAGAATTCCTCCGGATTACAAAGGCAAAGTTATCCGGTGCCCGCGCTGCGGCAGGGATAATCAGATACCTAACAGGTAA
- a CDS encoding FAD-dependent oxidoreductase has protein sequence MTADNRFDIVIVGGGPNGTALAAYLSKSGLKVCVLEERYEAGGSAETAEAKAGLRLYPHAILMYAAPAPGFDQLELWKYGFRMTWNPQDVIGHATNGLSCSNGIAGLSPKDMAGYMKISGLVGNPPFARELMRATNWCPPHPDYVEIDENTIPYMQVYKKYVPEVWTKEILDMTLFDFMDEWFDTEPWKCTVASAAWWSGAAAHWEGVAIPAFINVMQLFIAALSVPRGGMHGYFHAIFRAAIAHGTTFKAACPVEEIIVQNGRAVGVRLRDDAAAREKTIWADKAVISACDVKQTFNQLVGPSHLDKGFLQKVNDISIKGGTLWVSQFLLKKPLSWKPAWQKMGGGHQEVPYGSAYPMDSRDIYYENVSDVDAFKGNPSVPAERYLWFLAPSQAFDPTDNQCPGVYPKGVLSATFEAGATPPEYNVEAPDAADKVKTEMEAYFRKAFSGPLEGLEDDNVIMHWSTAPFEMIHRNRSLLGGTWCGHRHCGDQLFNKPHFRDIARYRTPIDGLYLCHQTSGHPGGLCLMAIPYNLMHILIEDGVVEPGDWWYPSPYYIPERGKISAVPGQGRMPE, from the coding sequence ATGACGGCAGATAATCGTTTCGACATTGTTATTGTTGGAGGCGGCCCCAACGGTACCGCGCTCGCGGCTTACCTTTCCAAGAGCGGGCTCAAGGTCTGCGTGCTGGAAGAGCGATACGAGGCGGGCGGCTCCGCCGAGACGGCGGAGGCTAAAGCCGGTCTGCGCCTCTATCCTCACGCTATATTAATGTATGCCGCCCCGGCGCCCGGCTTCGATCAGCTCGAGCTCTGGAAGTACGGATTCCGTATGACATGGAACCCCCAGGATGTCATCGGTCACGCCACCAACGGTCTATCATGCAGCAACGGCATAGCGGGACTGAGCCCCAAGGACATGGCCGGCTACATGAAAATCAGCGGCCTCGTGGGCAACCCGCCCTTCGCACGCGAATTGATGCGCGCCACCAACTGGTGCCCGCCGCACCCCGATTATGTGGAGATCGATGAGAATACCATACCCTATATGCAGGTCTACAAGAAATACGTCCCCGAGGTCTGGACGAAAGAAATCCTTGATATGACACTGTTTGACTTCATGGACGAGTGGTTCGATACCGAGCCGTGGAAGTGCACCGTAGCCTCGGCGGCATGGTGGTCCGGTGCCGCGGCTCACTGGGAAGGCGTGGCCATCCCCGCCTTCATCAATGTCATGCAGCTCTTCATCGCTGCGTTAAGCGTGCCCCGCGGCGGCATGCACGGCTACTTCCACGCTATCTTCCGCGCCGCCATTGCTCACGGCACGACATTCAAAGCAGCCTGCCCCGTGGAAGAGATAATCGTACAGAACGGCAGGGCCGTGGGCGTGCGCCTGCGCGACGATGCTGCTGCCAGAGAGAAAACCATCTGGGCCGATAAGGCCGTTATCTCAGCATGCGATGTCAAACAGACATTCAACCAGCTCGTAGGACCGAGTCATTTGGATAAAGGCTTCCTGCAGAAGGTCAATGATATCAGCATTAAAGGCGGAACCCTATGGGTATCACAGTTCCTGTTGAAGAAACCGCTGTCATGGAAACCCGCGTGGCAAAAGATGGGCGGCGGCCACCAGGAAGTTCCTTACGGCAGCGCCTATCCCATGGACTCCCGCGATATCTACTACGAAAACGTGAGCGACGTCGACGCCTTTAAGGGCAACCCCAGCGTGCCGGCCGAGCGCTACCTCTGGTTCCTCGCGCCGAGCCAGGCCTTCGATCCCACCGATAACCAGTGCCCCGGCGTCTATCCTAAAGGCGTTCTTTCCGCCACCTTCGAGGCGGGCGCTACGCCTCCTGAGTACAACGTAGAGGCCCCCGACGCCGCCGATAAGGTCAAGACCGAGATGGAAGCATACTTCCGCAAGGCCTTCAGCGGCCCGCTTGAGGGGCTGGAAGACGACAATGTGATCATGCACTGGTCCACTGCTCCGTTCGAGATGATACACCGCAACCGCAGCCTCCTGGGCGGCACATGGTGCGGACACAGACATTGCGGCGACCAGTTGTTCAACAAGCCGCACTTCCGGGATATCGCCCGATACCGCACCCCGATCGACGGCCTGTACCTCTGCCATCAGACCTCGGGCCACCCCGGCGGCCTGTGCCTCATGGCCATACCCTACAACCTGATGCACATACTCATCGAGGACGGCGTAGTGGAGCCCGGCGACTGGTGGTACCCGTCACCTTACTACATCCCCGAGAGAGGCAAAATATCAGCGGTCCCCGGTCAGGGCAGGATGCCGGAATAG
- the rpsO gene encoding 30S ribosomal protein S15 codes for MNKERKQAILEGFRLHEKDSGSPEVQVALLTERINNLTEHMRVNRHDYDSLRGLLILVGQRQRLLQYISREDPERYRSLIARLGLRK; via the coding sequence ATGAATAAAGAGAGAAAACAGGCCATATTAGAGGGGTTTCGCCTCCACGAGAAAGACAGTGGCTCCCCGGAGGTTCAGGTCGCTCTGCTCACGGAGCGGATTAACAACCTGACCGAGCACATGCGGGTCAATCGCCATGATTACGACTCGCTACGCGGACTTCTCATTCTGGTGGGGCAGCGACAGCGGTTGCTGCAGTACATAAGCCGGGAAGATCCGGAGCGGTACCGTTCGCTCATCGCCAGACTTGGTCTCCGTAAGTAA
- a CDS encoding polyribonucleotide nucleotidyltransferase, protein MPHRYECLLGSQPLIIETGAIANQADGSVTVRYGDTLILATVCVSKTEREDADMVPLTVDYEEKHYAAGKIPGSFIRRESRPSQDAILADRLIDRSLRPLIAKGFKHDTQIVITVLSTDQENDPDILAIIGASAALSISKVPFDGPISAVRVGYIEGNLVLNPTFSQLEESKLDIVVSGTKDAPAMVEAEADEIADQVILDAIMMAQEANQNAILLQEKLREECGKPKMDFNPAIVKPEALEAVSAIVGDRLGEVVYKTKLDRQADLDAIEQELNKQLNEQFTSKEISSALEALVKKAVRSQILEKGVRSAGRKPNEIRPITCEVGALPRTHGSGLFTRGSTQVLSITTLGSSSEEQMIDTISQQDSKRFLHHYNFPPFCVGETGRMTGPKRREIGHGALAERALTPVIPTKEEFPYTLRVVSEVLSSNGSSSMGSVCASSLSLMDAGVPIKKAVAGVAMGLIAEGDQYVILTDIEGLEDAYGNMDFKVAGTVDGINALQMDIKLKGIPYAVIEKGLKQAYEARLFILDKMNQAIGTHRTELSKYAPRIYRMMINPEKIGTVIGPGGKMIRSIVEQTKSKVDIEDDGTVLIASADEESARKAIKIIEDLTKEVEVGAVYTGKVTRLMDFGAFVEVLPGKEGLVHISELADYRVASVEDAVKVGDEVMVKVIEIDRMGRVNLSRRAVFQDAAGGEGGQQTPPPQSQRDRPQRPGGFRGDRPPRRDQPRNPNRRPNR, encoded by the coding sequence ATGCCACACAGGTACGAATGTCTGCTGGGCAGCCAGCCTCTTATTATTGAAACAGGAGCTATTGCCAATCAGGCGGATGGTTCCGTTACCGTTCGGTACGGCGACACGTTAATCTTAGCCACGGTCTGCGTATCCAAGACAGAGAGGGAAGACGCGGACATGGTGCCCCTGACCGTAGACTACGAGGAGAAGCACTACGCCGCGGGTAAGATACCCGGCAGCTTCATCCGCAGGGAAAGCCGCCCCAGCCAGGATGCGATTTTAGCCGACCGTCTCATAGACCGGTCGTTGCGTCCGCTTATCGCGAAAGGCTTCAAACACGACACGCAGATCGTCATAACGGTGTTATCCACGGACCAGGAGAACGATCCTGATATACTGGCCATCATCGGCGCTTCTGCCGCGCTATCAATATCCAAGGTGCCGTTCGACGGCCCCATATCCGCGGTCCGCGTGGGCTACATAGAAGGTAATCTAGTCCTGAATCCCACCTTCAGCCAGCTGGAGGAAAGCAAGTTGGATATCGTGGTCTCCGGCACCAAAGACGCTCCAGCCATGGTCGAGGCCGAGGCCGATGAGATAGCGGACCAGGTCATACTCGATGCCATCATGATGGCGCAGGAGGCCAATCAGAACGCTATCCTGCTTCAGGAAAAACTGCGCGAGGAGTGCGGTAAACCCAAAATGGATTTCAATCCGGCAATAGTCAAACCTGAAGCCCTGGAAGCCGTCTCCGCCATCGTCGGCGACAGGCTCGGCGAAGTAGTATACAAAACCAAACTCGACAGGCAGGCTGACCTCGACGCCATCGAGCAGGAGTTAAATAAACAGCTGAACGAGCAATTCACATCGAAAGAAATAAGCTCAGCGCTCGAGGCTCTGGTTAAGAAAGCGGTCAGATCGCAAATCCTGGAGAAGGGCGTACGCTCCGCCGGTCGTAAGCCGAACGAGATCCGGCCTATAACCTGTGAAGTGGGGGCACTGCCCCGCACACACGGATCGGGCCTGTTCACACGCGGAAGCACCCAGGTACTAAGCATCACAACGCTGGGCTCGTCGTCGGAAGAACAGATGATCGATACTATCAGCCAGCAGGACAGCAAGCGTTTCCTGCATCACTATAACTTCCCGCCTTTCTGCGTCGGCGAGACAGGCCGCATGACCGGCCCCAAGCGCCGAGAGATAGGACACGGCGCGCTGGCGGAACGGGCGCTGACACCAGTAATCCCGACGAAAGAAGAGTTCCCATATACGCTGCGAGTGGTCTCCGAGGTTCTGTCCTCGAACGGCTCCAGCTCAATGGGAAGCGTCTGCGCCAGCAGCCTATCGCTGATGGATGCCGGCGTCCCGATAAAGAAGGCCGTCGCCGGTGTGGCCATGGGACTGATAGCGGAGGGGGACCAATACGTCATCCTCACGGACATAGAGGGGTTGGAGGATGCCTACGGCAATATGGATTTCAAAGTGGCGGGAACCGTCGACGGTATCAACGCCCTGCAGATGGATATCAAGCTCAAAGGAATACCATACGCTGTTATCGAGAAGGGATTGAAGCAGGCGTACGAGGCCCGACTGTTCATTCTCGATAAGATGAATCAGGCAATCGGTACTCACCGCACCGAGCTCAGCAAATACGCCCCCAGGATATACCGGATGATGATCAATCCGGAGAAGATCGGCACTGTTATCGGCCCGGGCGGCAAGATGATAAGATCGATCGTTGAGCAGACCAAGTCCAAAGTGGATATTGAAGACGACGGCACGGTCTTGATAGCGTCGGCCGATGAAGAAAGCGCCAGAAAAGCGATCAAGATAATAGAGGACCTGACCAAGGAGGTCGAGGTTGGAGCGGTGTACACCGGAAAGGTAACGCGCCTTATGGACTTCGGCGCTTTCGTGGAGGTCCTTCCCGGCAAAGAGGGCCTGGTCCATATCAGCGAGCTTGCCGATTACCGCGTGGCCAGCGTAGAAGACGCGGTGAAGGTAGGGGACGAGGTCATGGTCAAGGTCATCGAGATCGACCGCATGGGACGCGTTAACCTGTCACGCCGCGCCGTCTTCCAGGATGCAGCTGGTGGTGAAGGCGGTCAGCAAACGCCCCCGCCGCAAAGCCAGCGCGATAGACCGCAGCGTCCCGGTGGATTCCGCGGAGACCGGCCGCCGCGCCGCGATCAACCAAGAAACCCGAACCGCAGGCCCAATCGATAA